In Carya illinoinensis cultivar Pawnee chromosome 9, C.illinoinensisPawnee_v1, whole genome shotgun sequence, the following are encoded in one genomic region:
- the LOC122276861 gene encoding uncharacterized protein LOC122276861, producing the protein MSNEVDFFKALSRDSCDINGVYYRQFAWTLDFDEESDPPCVPVWIFFPGRPPNLYHTSVLESLTALIGRLIHRDNPTRYATRTDGARVCVEIDASKEPLPYFWIGKPGLPSSRKQVIIYETLPTYCKSCRRQGHNLKTCRVGNENKAKKFHGGPVWVKKLEKLEVNVPIDGELQMVEHVASQIKGNEGQAMLQEGDGRDGGIDLSNTVIEATLESQVPPNDVGPVKTVWAENQVSHVEDVVAVQLVEEDRCNVHQKDTSEFHRNR; encoded by the coding sequence ATGTCTAATGAAGTAGATTTCTTTAAAGCTCTTTCTAGAGACTCATGCGACATCAATGGGGTCTATTATCGGCAATTTGCTTGGACTCTTGATTTTGATGAAGAAAGTGATCCTCCATGCGTACCGGTATGGATTTTTTTTCCTGGACGTCCTCCTAATCTTTATCATACGTCGGTGTTGGAGTCCCTTACAGCACTGATCGGTAGATTGATTCATAGAGACAATCCCACTCGCTATGCTACGAGAACAGATGGGGCTAGGGTGTGCGTCGAGATTGATGCATCCAAGGAACCTCTTCCATATTTTTGGATAGGAAAACCTGGACTGCCAAGCAGCCGAAAACAAGTTATTATTTATGAAACTTTGCCCACATACTGCAAAAGTTGTAGAAGACAAGGCCATAATCTAAAAACTTGTCGAGTGGGTAATGAGAACAAAGCAAAAAAATTTCATGGAGGGCCGGTCTGGGTCAAGAAACTTGAGAAATTGGAAGTAAACGTGCCAATTGATGGTGAACTTCAAATGGTGGAGCATGTGGCATCGCAAATAAAGGGTAATGAGGGGCAGGCTATGTTGCAGGAAGGTGATGGAAGGGATGGAGGAATTGATCTTTCAAATACTGTCATTGAGGCTACCTTGGAATCTCAGGTACCGCCCAATGATGTTGGTCCCGTGAAGACTGTCTGGGCTGAGAACCAAGTTTCTCACGTGGAAGATGTTGTTGCGGTGCAGTTGGTTGAAGAGGATAGATGCAACGTGCATCAGAAGGACACGTCTGAATTCCATAGAAACAGATGA
- the LOC122276260 gene encoding protein SRG1-like, translated as MDLQEQLQNLGRSLAVPWVQDLAKEKMTTIPPRYVRSHQDPPLISNTSSLLPQIPVIDLQTILSNSDDFSTHSELDKLHLASQEWGFFQLINHGVSSSLLESVKSGIQEFFELPMEEKKKYWQQGGDIEGFGQAFVISEEQKLDWADLFYMVTLPTHLRKPYLFPKLPLPLRDNLEAYSAELKALAVKILDLMAKALRMEARDMRELFEEGWQAMRMNYYPPCPQPELAIGLTPHSDPVGLTILLQINEMEGLQIRKKGMWIPVKPLPNAFIVNIGDILEIVTNGTYRSIEHRAMVNSEKERLSIATFYGPKLDGDMGPAPSLISPEKSPALFKRIGVADYFRGFFSRELHGKSYLEIMRIQNKEASI; from the exons ATGGATCTTCAAGAACAGCTACAGAACCTAGGAAGATCTCTTGCAGTGCCATGGGTTCAAGATCTGGCCAAGGAGAAAATGACAACAATTCCACCACGATATGTGAGGTCCCATCAAGATCCTCCCCTCATCTCAAATACCTCCTCTTTATTACCCCAAATTCCTGTCATCGACTTGCAAACTATACTTTCCAACAGCGACGATTTTAGTACCCACTCAGAGCTCGACAAGTTGCACCTTGCTTCTCAAGAATGGGGTTTCTTCCAG cTGATAAACCATGGGGTGAGCAGTTCGTTGTTGGAGAGTGTGAAGTCTGGCATTCAAGAATTTTTTGAACTCCCaatggaagagaagaagaaatattGGCAACAAGGAGGAGATATAGAGGGATTTGGGCAAGCCTTCGTCATTTCTGAGGAGCAGAAGCTTGATTGGGCAGACCTTTTCTACATGGTCACTCTTCCTACCCATTTGAGGAAGCCTTACTTGTTTCCCAAGCTCCCTCTCCCATTGAG AGACAACTTAGAAGCTTACTCAGCTGAATTAAAAGCTCTTGCAGTGAAAATCCTTGACCTAATGGCAAAAGCTCTGAGAATGGAAGCTAGAGATATGAGGGAATTGTTTGAAGAAGGGTGGCAAGCTATGAGGATGAACTATTATCCTCCATGTCCGCAGCCAGAGCTTGCCATTGGTCTCACTCCTCACTCTGATCCAGTTGGCCTAACAATCCTCCTGCAAATCAATGAGATGGAAGGCTTACAGATAAGGAAAAAGGGGATGTGGATTCCTGTTAAACCTCTGCCTAACGCTTTTATTGTCAACATTGGTGATATTCTGGAG ATCGTGACAAATGGAACATACCGAAGCATCGAGCATCGGGCCATGGTGAACTCGGAGAAGGAGAGGCTCTCTATTGCCACATTTTACGGCCCAAAGCTGGATGGAGATATGGGACCAGCACCAAGCCTTATTTCTCCGGAAAAATCACCTGCTTTGTTTAAAAGAATTGGTGTTGCCGATTACTTTAGGGGTTTTTTTTCACGGGAACTCCATGGGAAATCATATCTCGAAATCATGaggatccaaaataaagagGCGAGCATTTAA